A part of Candidatus Saccharibacteria bacterium genomic DNA contains:
- the rplD gene encoding 50S ribosomal protein L4 yields MATAEQKPAKVTLPKSVFAVDVPSHELLKLAYDAFLANSRKASATTKTRGEVSGGGKKPWKQKGTGRARFGSSRNPIWRHGGVVFGPSGNENYKLKLSKTSKLVAVRQALTLANQAKKITVTDVKTTGKTAEVAAFIAAQKFDADAKVLLVVDEKTPALMRATNNLQNVLLVRATYLSVYYVLNADQIVMTPAAVKAVEAWLGGNK; encoded by the coding sequence ATGGCTACTGCAGAACAAAAGCCAGCAAAAGTCACCTTGCCAAAAAGCGTCTTTGCAGTTGACGTGCCCAGTCACGAGCTGTTAAAGCTCGCGTACGACGCATTCCTCGCAAACAGTCGCAAGGCAAGTGCTACTACCAAGACTCGCGGTGAAGTGAGTGGTGGTGGTAAAAAACCATGGAAGCAAAAGGGCACTGGCCGCGCACGCTTCGGCAGCAGCCGCAACCCAATTTGGCGCCATGGTGGTGTCGTGTTTGGGCCAAGCGGCAACGAAAACTACAAACTCAAGCTATCGAAAACAAGCAAGCTCGTGGCGGTGCGTCAAGCACTAACTCTTGCCAATCAGGCCAAGAAGATCACTGTCACCGATGTGAAGACTACCGGCAAAACTGCCGAAGTAGCCGCCTTTATCGCTGCACAGAAGTTCGACGCAGATGCCAAGGTGCTTCTTGTTGTCGACGAAAAGACTCCAGCCCTGATGCGCGCGACGAACAACCTGCAAAATGTGCTGTTAGTCCGCGCAACCTACCTGAGTGTTTATTACGTACTCAATGCCGATCAAATTGTCATGACCCCAGCTGCCGTAAAAGCCGTCGAAGCATGGTTGGGAGGTAACAAATAA
- a CDS encoding 50S ribosomal protein L23: protein MKTILVTPRATEKAYRLVTAQNTYVFNVPTSANKQQIVDAVQAQYDGVKVASVKTVLQSGKSVRFSRGKRRYPGTITRQDTKKAYVTLSEGKIKVFEQDAEKEKK, encoded by the coding sequence ATGAAAACTATTCTCGTAACCCCTAGGGCTACCGAAAAAGCCTATCGCCTTGTTACCGCACAGAACACCTATGTGTTCAATGTGCCGACAAGCGCCAATAAACAACAAATCGTCGACGCTGTGCAGGCACAGTACGACGGCGTGAAAGTCGCTAGCGTCAAAACTGTGCTGCAGAGCGGCAAATCCGTCCGCTTCAGCCGCGGCAAACGCCGCTACCCAGGTACCATCACTCGCCAAGACACAAAGAAGGCCTATGTCACACTGAGTGAAGGCAAGATCAAGGTGTTCGAGCAAGATGCAGAGAAGGAGAAGAAATAA
- the rplB gene encoding 50S ribosomal protein L2 — translation MAIQSYNPTTPARRGMTSQDTSDITTRKPLKSLVKSKKMVAGRNNTGRITVRHRGGGVRRHYRLLNHRLSSGLTLTVEQIEYDPNRSARIARAKDQHGLYHYILADTNMQQGTVIKTGAEAPVETSNRMPLSNIPVGAQIYAIEINPGKGAQMVRAAGAKAQLMAKEGDYAMVRMPSGEVRKFRLECEATLGVVGNVQHQNIKVGSAGRKRRKGIRPTVRGVVQNAADHPHGGGDGGRHGTGKAPRTPWGQLTLGYRTRTRKSTDKMIVRSRHEAKRKK, via the coding sequence ATGGCCATCCAAAGCTACAACCCAACTACTCCTGCCCGTCGCGGCATGACAAGCCAAGACACGAGCGACATCACCACGCGTAAGCCGCTGAAGAGCCTTGTCAAAAGCAAGAAAATGGTTGCCGGTCGCAACAACACCGGTCGCATCACTGTCCGCCATCGTGGCGGTGGGGTGCGCAGGCATTACCGATTGCTCAATCATCGTTTGTCGAGTGGGCTCACGCTAACTGTCGAGCAAATCGAGTACGACCCTAACCGTAGTGCTCGCATCGCTCGCGCTAAAGATCAGCATGGCCTGTACCACTACATCTTGGCTGATACCAACATGCAGCAGGGTACCGTGATTAAGACCGGTGCTGAAGCGCCAGTTGAAACCAGTAACCGCATGCCACTCAGTAATATACCGGTTGGCGCGCAGATTTATGCGATCGAAATCAACCCAGGCAAGGGTGCTCAAATGGTACGTGCAGCTGGTGCAAAAGCACAGCTCATGGCCAAAGAAGGCGACTACGCCATGGTACGTATGCCAAGTGGCGAGGTCCGCAAATTCCGCCTAGAATGCGAAGCAACACTTGGTGTTGTTGGCAACGTGCAGCACCAGAACATCAAAGTTGGTAGCGCCGGGCGCAAACGCCGCAAGGGTATCCGCCCAACCGTTCGTGGTGTCGTACAAAACGCCGCAGATCACCCACACGGTGGTGGTGACGGTGGTCGCCACGGTACCGGTAAAGCACCTCGTACTCCATGGGGTCAGCTCACACTTGGTTATCGTACCCGTACCCGCAAATCAACCGACAAGATGATTGTCCGCAGTCGTCACGAAGCTAAGAGGAAGAAGTAG
- the rpsS gene encoding 30S ribosomal protein S19 produces the protein MSRSLKKGPFVDAKLARKVAALKVGDRTVTKTWARSSTITPDMVGFTFAVHNGRVHVPVLVSENMVGHKLGEFSPTRKFRKHGGKEK, from the coding sequence ATGAGTCGATCACTCAAAAAAGGCCCATTCGTCGACGCGAAGCTTGCCCGTAAAGTGGCGGCTCTGAAAGTTGGCGACCGCACGGTTACCAAGACCTGGGCCCGCAGCAGTACAATCACACCAGACATGGTAGGGTTTACGTTTGCGGTACACAACGGTCGCGTGCATGTACCAGTACTAGTGAGCGAGAACATGGTAGGCCACAAGCTCGGTGAGTTTAGCCCTACCCGCAAGTTCCGCAAGCATGGCGGTAAGGAGAAGTAG
- the rplV gene encoding 50S ribosomal protein L22 has translation MAEVTLQKVRAHIKGVDQTPRKVSLIASLVRGRSVADAMVILEHTPKRAALVVKKAIASAAANATNNHNLDSKTLQIATLSVTAGPRMKRFKPASRGRALPFQKRSSHILVEVSGTEKVRKKSAEKTAEAAELPAKKEEKN, from the coding sequence ATGGCAGAAGTAACTCTACAAAAAGTACGCGCCCATATAAAAGGCGTCGACCAGACTCCCCGCAAGGTGAGCTTGATCGCGAGCCTGGTGCGTGGCCGTAGTGTCGCAGACGCTATGGTTATCCTTGAGCACACGCCAAAGCGTGCTGCACTGGTTGTCAAAAAGGCGATTGCGAGCGCTGCTGCCAATGCCACCAACAACCACAATCTTGACAGTAAAACACTGCAGATCGCTACGCTGAGCGTGACTGCTGGCCCACGCATGAAGCGTTTCAAGCCTGCAAGCCGCGGCCGTGCGCTGCCATTCCAGAAGCGCAGTAGCCATATACTAGTAGAAGTAAGCGGTACCGAAAAGGTGCGCAAGAAGTCTGCTGAAAAGACGGCAGAAGCTGCTGAATTGCCAGCTAAGAAAGAGGAGAAGAACTAA
- the rpsC gene encoding 30S ribosomal protein S3: MGQKVNPISFRLQVHKNWTSRWFASKKDFARWLAEDIRVRELIEKKFESRPTINKIEIERSANLITVTIHTAKAGVVIGRGGAGVAELKKDIEKLASLPVRINIEEVKRPELAAKLVAENIARQLERRANFRRAIKMAAQSTMNAGAKGIRIQVAGRLNNAEMARREKVIEGSVPLHTLRADIDFHTARANCPGVGIVGVKVWIYKGERSTR; the protein is encoded by the coding sequence ATGGGACAAAAAGTTAACCCAATTAGCTTCCGTCTACAAGTCCACAAGAACTGGACATCGCGCTGGTTCGCAAGCAAAAAAGATTTTGCCAGGTGGCTTGCAGAGGATATTCGCGTTCGCGAGCTAATTGAAAAGAAGTTTGAAAGTCGTCCGACTATCAACAAAATCGAGATTGAGCGCAGCGCCAACCTCATTACTGTTACCATCCACACTGCTAAAGCCGGTGTAGTGATTGGTCGTGGCGGTGCCGGTGTTGCAGAGCTGAAGAAAGATATCGAAAAGCTAGCGAGTCTACCTGTGCGTATTAATATTGAAGAAGTAAAACGACCAGAACTCGCCGCCAAGCTTGTAGCTGAAAATATCGCTCGTCAGCTGGAGCGCCGCGCTAACTTCCGCCGTGCTATTAAAATGGCCGCACAAAGCACAATGAACGCCGGTGCTAAGGGTATTCGTATCCAGGTAGCTGGGCGACTCAACAATGCCGAAATGGCTCGCCGCGAAAAAGTGATCGAAGGTTCAGTGCCGTTGCATACGCTGCGCGCTGATATTGACTTCCATACTGCTCGCGCAAACTGCCCAGGTGTTGGAATTGTCGGTGTGAAGGTATGGATTTATAAGGGCGAAAGGAGCACACGCTAA
- the rplP gene encoding 50S ribosomal protein L16, whose product MLLPKKVAHRKVRIGKNEGVATRGHYVAFGDYGLQSLENERITSRQIESSRQAMTRYIKRGGKIWIRIFPHTPVTKKPLGLKMGGGKGQPEYYVAKVKAGTVLFEMKGVTEDIAREAMRLAGHKLPVRTRFVKREEA is encoded by the coding sequence ATGCTGCTACCAAAAAAAGTTGCCCATCGTAAAGTCCGTATCGGCAAAAACGAAGGCGTCGCTACTCGCGGTCACTACGTTGCCTTTGGCGACTATGGCCTACAAAGCCTCGAAAACGAACGCATTACTAGCCGCCAGATCGAATCAAGCCGTCAGGCGATGACCCGCTACATTAAGCGCGGTGGTAAAATCTGGATCCGCATTTTCCCACATACTCCTGTGACCAAAAAACCACTTGGGCTCAAAATGGGCGGCGGCAAGGGCCAGCCAGAATACTATGTTGCCAAGGTAAAGGCCGGCACCGTGCTATTTGAAATGAAAGGTGTCACCGAAGATATCGCTCGCGAAGCGATGCGTCTCGCCGGACACAAACTTCCAGTGAGAACCCGATTTGTAAAGAGGGAGGAGGCATAA